GGAAACCGTGCTGGCAGCATCGGCTGAAGCAACGCCTTTTAGCCCGGCCAAAGGGCCCGAAGCCGTTCGTTGAAGCCGATCAGGTTGAAAGCGTGGAAATACTTTTGCAAATAAGCCTTCAGTCGATCCCGCACATAGGCCTGAGCATCAATCCACGGAGCCAGCATCGCGTAAAGCTGGCGCCGTGCGGCTTGGACCGCGGGGTGCGTCCATACGTACCGACTACCCGTAGCAACAAGCCAGCGCTGTCGTTCTGGAGAGAGAGCCTCGAAGGGAAGATCTTTTTCTTCCGGCTGAAGCCATTTTTTCCAGCGGCCACTTTCGACAACGGCTTGCTTGAGTGCAATATCTAGCGTGACCGGCAAACCTCGGTGGCGGGCTTCGTGTATGAGGGTTTCTAAAGCCTCAAATTCTACCGCAGCCAGACCCGGACCTACGTTAGCTCCACCAATGCCAGCCTTGGGGTAAAGCTCAAGTCGGGTTACACCATCGGTATAGTGCCCTTTAATCAGGGCTCCATAGCGACGCACCAGGGCATCCAGCCGTTGGGCACGCTTAAAATCGAAATCCGAGGTATCGAGTTGCGTTCCGATGTCCCCTACGACAAAGACAGGATGGGGCAAGCCTTCCCGATCTAAAGCCTTCCAGAGTTGGTCTAAAAAGGCAGCCATCCGGGTTTCCGCCTCTAGGCCGCCGCCCACTTCCTCCGTGCCCACTTCATAGGCAACGGGAGGCAGTTTACGTGCTTGGCGATAGGATTCCGCATGCTGTAAAAGCGCGACCGTACGTTCAACAATGCGGTCAATCGGTATGGGAGATCCGGGCGACGCTTCCAGATCGACCGTAGGGTCTAGGTGCAGCAAACCGTAGCCGGCATCCAGGCAAGCCTCGATGGTGCGTAGCACCGAGCGAAAGGTTTCTTGAAAGGAAAGCCGATCGCGCGCATGTACGTCTTTTTTCCAGGGACCACCATGATCTAGCCCCAAAACCACGGGCAAATCCAGGGCAAGATGCTGGCGCTTTTGGGCTACAAATTGCGCTAACGTGTGGGGCGTCCAGCCGGTATAACCCCCATCTAAGTCTACCTGGTTCAGCGTAGCAGCAAAAAGCAGCGGCGCGTTGGCCTCGGCTGCAGCTTCAAGCGCAGCTTCAACAACAGCTACCGAGTTGGGACAGACGGCCAATAGCGTGTGCGCATAGGCCAGCGGACCGCGTAGCAGCTCAACTACCCAGTCAACAAAACTGCGATGACGCGCCCTCAAAGCGCGGACCAGCGCCTCACCATGTGGCACCTGTTCTCCCATAAGGCCGCTAGGGTTGCTGCTAATTTAATGTAAAATATTGAACTTGCAAAAAAGAAGGCGTCCGAAGCCCAGACGCCTTCAACCAAAAGAAGCAAAAACCATCAAGTCACTCTTCTGGCATAGCTGGTCGAATGTCCCACATCAACATTTGCTCGATGGTAGCATAGTCTTCTTCCCCATCTGGGCTGATAAAAACATAATCGCCCAGTTCTTGCTGGGATGGAGGCAGGCGACGCCAACGCGTGCCTTCCTGATCGACGAATTCGTCGGGATAAGGGTTTTCGACCCGGTAAGAAGGATGGTAAGAGCGATAGGTGAGCGCTGCCCGGTATAAGGCAACGCGGCGCGCCCCCGCTTTGGTGCGGCTTTCCCCCTCCACTTTGAAAGGGGTGATTTCTATGGTTGCCCGGTAGTAGCCATCTTCGAGCTCCGTGTATTCCGGACGCATGACCTTAAACTCGTCCGGGTGGGGGTAGGCGCTGCTATCGGTGTCGTACATCATGGCATTCGCTTTTGTTTGCAGCGTGTTGAAAGACATATCACGTGTACTCTGCAAGGAGCATAGGGGTTCAGGAAGGCAACAAAAAAGCCCGCGGCATTTTAGAGGGAACTTTTGTGGAATTCGAAGTTGCGTTTTTAGCTCGTGGCAGCCTCAATCTATGAAAATGGATGTTTCAAGACGCAGCCGCCGTCGTGTCTGGGCCGGTTTGACCTTAGTGCTGCTGCTGCCTTGGCTTGCAATGCAGTTCACAGATGCGGTATCCTGGAGCTTAATCGATTTTGGCGCAGCTGCCTTTTTATTGGCAGGACTTGGGCTTACCTATGAGGTAGCAGTCCGATTTGGAAGATCATTGGCTTATCGCATAGCTGTTGGTCTTGCAGGGGCAGCTGCAGTGCTGCTTGTTTGGCTAAGCCTTGGCGTTGGCATTATTGGAAAGGACGGCGATCCGGCTAATCTGATGTACTTTGGGGTGCTCGCGATTGGCGCAATTGGGATTGTGAAGGCACGTTTTCGGTCGCGAGGGATGGCCTGGGCGCTATGGGCTATGGCGCTTGCTCAAGGCCTGGTGACCGCAATTGCATGCATCGCGCGCCTAGGCTATCCATGGAGCGGACCAGCAGAATTGCTGATGCTGAACGGCTTTTTTGTTGGACTTTTTGCCCTTTCTGCATGGCTGTTTCAGCAGGAGGCGCAACATGAGCTTAATTGAAATAAAACACCCGCCACCCTCTGGTGACGGGTGTTTTATGCATGACCAGGCGTGCCCGGGACTGGACTCGAACCAGCACGCCCTTACGGGCACCGCCCCCTCAAGACGGCGCGTCTACCAATTCCGCCACCCGGGCTTGTGCAGTGACCCCGGCAGGACTCGAACCTGCGACCCTCTGATTAAAAGTCAGATGCTCTACCACCTGAGCTACGGGGTCAGGTGGGTAGAGGCGTGTAAAAATACACTAACCCCTACCCTAAGGCAAGAGCGCTAAACGCCCAAGGCTACCTAAAGGATTCGATCCCCTCAAGGCGGAGGAGCAATTAGGCAAAAATGCAAACAGCGTGCGCTTAGGGCTTATCCGGAGTAGCTTGGGCCAGCAATCGGCGTAGGAGCCGAACGTACGCCTGGCGATCTGGCGGTGTTGCGGGTGGGCGTATGCGATACAGCACCAGTCCTGCAAGCCCTAAAATCCGGGCTTTGGTTTGGTCGCGTGCTTGGCGCTCAGGAGCCGCGTGTAGTGGACTGTCCAGTTCAAAACAAAAACAGGGTCGGTAGTCTTGGTCTGGATCGAACACAACACAGTCGACCTGGGCTCGAAAGACATAGCTGCGTTCGGCCTCGGTCAGCGCATCGGCAAGCTGTTCATAGTCCAGCAAACAGCTCAAGGCTACGTTTGGATAAACCAGATAGGTTAGAAACACCTCGCGCACGGCCTGAAAAAACACAGCCTCCTGACGCGAGCGAAACAGTGAAGGCGGCGTAAGGCAGCGTGTCGGTACGTAGCGTTTCACAGCAAAACCGTCCCACGCTTCCCAAACGGGTTCCGTGTGCATTGGGGTCATGTAAGGAGCGCACAGCGGATGTTCGGGAAGCCAACGGGCATAAGCTTGGGCAACTTCGGGGCGGTCTGCGTGGCGCTCGACCAGGGCCACGACCACGTCGGCAAAGAAATCTTCCGGAAGCCTAAAAAGCTGCCCGGTATGCAGCAGAAACAACTTTTCGAGCACTTCCTTGGGCACACTGTTGACGTACGCGCGAAGCGCGTTAAGCAGCACTTGCGTTGCTTGTTGCAGGAGGGGGTCAATAGCCAGCGACATCCGGTTCTGATACAGCACCTCAAGCGCAGGCTCCCAGGCCTGCGCCTGCAGATAGCGGTAGAGCGCTTCAACGTCTGCAGGCGGTGGCATTGGCTTTTCCTTTTACAGGTTGTCAATTATTTTGGCCCCAACCTGTTTGGCATTCAGCCTGCTGTAACCATGAAACGCTTGATTGCTGTAGGGATCCTGCTTGGGGTTTGCGTGGCCCAAAGCTTGGGGCAGCCACGCCTTAGGATCGAGCAAATTATGCAAGACCCCAAGACGTGGATTGGGGCTTGGCCCTCCGACCCCTTTTGGTCAGAAGATGGGCAGTTTCTTTATTTTTGGTGGAATCCCAAAGGACAGTTTCCTTCAGATTCGCTTTTTAAGGTTGCGCGTAGTGGAGGTGTACCGGAAAAAGTCTCGCCAGAGGAGCGGCGCCATCTGCCACCCGCTTTCGACGGTTGGCATCACGGCATGTGGGTGTACGATGCGGACTTTCGGCGGAAAGTCTTTGTCCGTGAGGGCGATCTGTACCTGTACGATCGGCAAACACGTCGGCTTACGCGCTTGACGCGCACCGTTGAGGTTGAAAGTACCCCGCGCTTTACGCCCGATGGCCAAGCCGTTGTGTTTGTCAAAAACAACAACCTATTTCAATTGGACTTGCGCACGGGTGGGCTTGTGCAGCTTACCGACCTGCGACGTGGCAGCGAACCCCGTGAACGCAAACCAGACGGTCAAGATGCCTTTCTCCAAGCGCAGCAGCGGGCGCTCTTTGAGGTGATTCGTAAGCACGCGGAAGCACGCGAAGCTCGGGAAAAAGCCCAAGAGCAGGATCGGAAGGCTGAAAATCTCCCTCCTACGTTTTACTACGGCGAAAAAGAAGTTACCCAGCTCCAGCTTGATCCTACGGGACGTTTCGTCACGTTTGCACTGACAACCAACCCACCCCAGGAAAAGTCTACGGCCGTTATGGACTACGTAACGGAGTCGGGTTATGCGCAGTCCAGGCAAGCTCGGCCTAAGGTAGGGGTGCCGCCTGGAAGCTTTGAGCTCTACGTGCAGGATCTGCTGCGCGACACGACCTACCTGGTCAACCTGCATCAGGTGCCCGGTGCTTACGATGTTCCGGAATATCTTCAACAGCAGGGCATCAAACCCGACACGCAAAAAACCAAGCGCTTTCTCTATGCTTATGGTCCTTATTGGAGCGGGGATGGGCACTACGCGGTGCTAGAGATTCGCGCGCGAGACAACAAAGATCGCTGGATTGCTCGACTGGACCCCCAAACAGGCCAGCTGACTGTACTCGACCGCCAGCATGACGAAGCGTGGATTGCTGGACCAGGCATTTCTTGGTTTGGCGGGCGCAGCACCATGGGCTGGCTTCCCGACAATCGGCACTTCTACTTCCAAAGCGAACGTACCGGCTACAGCCATCTGTACGTGGTCGATGTCGAAACGGGCCAGGTCCGACAGCTGACTGATGGTCCTTTTGAAGTATTCGACCCTTTTATCTCTCGCGACGGCCGCTACTGGTACTTTACAAGTAGCGAAGGCTCGCCTTTTGAACGCCACTTTTACCGCATGCCTATCGACGGTGGGCCGCGAGAGCGCCTAACGACGCTGCCCGGCCGCAACGATGTGGTGCTCAGCCCTGACGAACAGACGATGGGTATACTTTATTCTTACAGTAACCGACCCCCAGAGATTTACCTGCAGCCACTACGGCGCGGGCGGCCTGCTGAGCCGCAGCGGCTTACGCATTCGCCTACTGAGGAATGGCTGGCCTATCCCTGGCGTGATCCGGAAATCCGTTTGATCGAAGCTTCCGACGGGGCACGCGTACCGGCCCGCGTCTATGAACCCGACGTGCTCAACGGGGCGGCTGTCTTTTTTGTGCATGGTGCCGGATACCTGCAAAATGTACATCGCTGGTGGAGCAGCTACTTCCGCGAATACATGTTCCACAATCTACTGGCTGACCTGGGCTACTTAGTACTCGACCTCGACTATCGGGGCTCGGCCGGCTATGGGCGCAACTGGCGGACAGCTATCTACCGGCACATGGGCGGTCGTGATTTGCAAGACTATGTGGATGCTTCGCGCTATGTCCAAGAGCATTATGGCATCCCGCCCGAGCGCGTGTTCATCTACGGCGGCTCTTACGGAGGTTTTTTGACGCTCATGGCGCTGTTTACAGCAAGCGAACATTTTGGTGGTGGGGCTGCACTGCGGGCGGTAACCGACTGGGCCCACTACAATCACCCCTATACGTCAAATATTTTGAATACACCGGAAACCGATTCGCTCGCATATGTGCGTTCCTCACCTATTTACCACGCTGAGGGGTTGCAAGACCCCTTGCTGATGTGCCATGGACTGGTAGACACCAATGTGCAGCCGCAGGATATCTTTCGGCTGGTGCAGCGCCTCATTGAGCTAGGCAAAGAAAACTGGGAGCTCGCTGTCTATCCGGTCGAGGGCCACGGTTTTGAAGAGCCTTCGAGCTGGACGGACCAGTACAAACGCATTTTGAAGCTCATCGAAGTTTCTGTGGGACCCAATCGGCAAAAGCCCTAAAATAAAAAGGCCCTGCCTCTGTGCAGGCAGGGCCTTCGAAGCTGCAGCGAGGGCTATTAAAACACGTAACGCACGCCAAGCTGAAGCTGCCAACGCGAAGCCAGGTTGTCGGTGACGAGTAGGTCGTCCCGGTCACTGATCGGCCTAAAGCGCACAATGGCGCGGCCCTGGGCATCATAGCCCTGGAAGTCGAGCAGCGGAACGGTTTCAAACGAGGCGTAGCGGACGTTGCCCCAGTCGCTGTTGAGAAGGTTCAGCACGTTCAGTAGCGTGGCCGTGATTTCCAGGCGCTGGTTGCGGAGGGTTTGGATTTCCTGCACCACGTTCAGGTCCAGCAGGTTGCGCCAAGGTGTGCGGGCCGAATTGCGCGGCACAATCTGACCGCGATATTTCCGAAGGCTGGGTTCGCTTTCGATGAAGGCATTGAGTTCGTTCCAGCCTCCAGGCGAGTCGGCTGTAAAGACGATCTCGTTGGCGTTGGCGGGTACGTAGATTGGATCGTTGTCGCGGCGCGTGTCGGCGTTTGCGTTGCCGTTATAGATCCAGGTGAAGGGGCTGCCCGAGCGCCCTTCATAGACTAGCATAACCGTTGTGGCAAAGCGGCGCTGGTAGCGCACACGGTAAGACAGGTGGGCTAAAATGCGATGGCGCACTTCAAAGTCGGCTGTGGCCAGCTCAGGGTTATTCACGTCGCGGGCTTCGTTAAACTGCCAGTTCGAAATAGCCCGGCTTGAAGTGGCATTGTTAACATTTTCAGCACGGTTCCAGGTGTAGAAAAGTGCACCTCCTAGCCCCTCGGATTGGGTTTCGCGCTGCACCCCAAGGGTTAGGCTTGTGCTGTAGCCTTTGTCGGTGTTTTTAAGCAGGATGGCGTTTGTAAAGCGCGGGTCTTTGCGCTCGGTTCGGCCGTTGAAGCTCGGCTGTCCGTAGAGCACCCGGCCCCCCTGCGCTGTGCCTGTCCGCACGATGTTCAGGTTCTCAAAGACAACGTCGTTCAAGGTTTTCGAATAGAGGAACTCTACGGTGCCGATTAGTCCATAGGGCAATCGCTGATCGAGGGCCAAATCGGTACGCCAGACCTGTGGAAACTTGAAGTCTGCTTCGATCAGGTTAACCTCGGTGGTGGTGATGGGTGCCAGGCCGCAGGTAGTACCCAAGGCCGTTCCAGGACGCGGCTGAGCGCTTGGATCCGGTGTAGGCACAAAGCATCCCGCAGGCAGATTGCGGGCATCAACGCGTCCAAAATCTACCCCGGTATTGCTGTACTGGTTGGAGATCCACACAAACGGGGTGCGGCCAGAGAAAATGCCTGTGCCCCCACGGAGCTGTGTGGTGCGGTCGCCTTTGGAAAGATCCCAGTTGAAGCCCAGGCGCGGCGACCAGAGCAGGTTACCACTGGCCGTGGTAGAGGTTCGGTAGCCAGGGAAAGCTTCAGGCACAGCGGGGTTGTCCAGTGGTTTATCCGGATACAGGGGTACGTCCACGCGCAGGCCTAAGGTTACACTAAGGTATGGTGTGGCCTGATACTGGTCTTGCACGTAGAAACCGAGCTGGTAGGCGGTAAACTCAGCTCGTGGTTGAGGATTGTTCAGGAGCGAATAGCTAAAGTAGTAGCGCGACGGCCGTCCTGCCTCAAAGTCGGCAATGCTGTTAAATTCATACGCGCCGTAGTAATCCTGGATAAACAGGTTGCTGAAACGGTAGATTTGATTGCTGGTCCCGAGGGTGAAGGTGTGTTTCCCCCGGAAGTAGGTCAGGTTGTTGGTCAACTCCCATAGGTCTTGGTCTAAGGCGTTGGCTTGGGAGAAGCGGTCGATGCCCAGATTGACTGTATAGCGGCCGTTGACCAGGATGCTGACCTGAGGAAACGGCTCGGCTTGGACGGTTCGTTTATCGCGAATGCGCGTGTAGACCAGCCGGGCTTCGTTGAACAAGTTGGTACCAAAGGTGCTTTTGAGCTCCAGCACACTCGAGTGCTGCACGCTCTCAAAAATCCAGCGCCGGTTGGACAGGTCGAAGCTAAAGGCGCCGCGGTTAATGCCTTCGTCTTTATTGGCGTTGACGTAATTATGGCGCAGCGTTAGCCGATGGCCAGCGGCCAGATTCCAGTCGATTTTGGCCAGTAGCTTTAAGTTATCCGTACCGTTCGAAAGCGGATCATAGCTGCCTGGATCATAGCCGTAGCGCGTGCGGGCAAGGTTAATGATGCGGTTTAGAGAATCGGCTGTCACGTTAAAGATGGTTGCGGCCCGGCTGCCCACAATGCCCACGTCGAGGGGTGTTTTTCGGCGCTGATATTCCGCATTGACGAAGAAGAACGCACGGTTGGGTTGGATAGGGCCACCGATGTTGCCGACCAGCGTATACTCCGAGAAGTCGCCGAAGGGGACGGTTTCGCCAGCAGGCGTTTTAAGATCACCCACAAAGTTCTGGTTTCGACCCAGGTAACGTACCGATCCACTTAGGCGGTTGGAGCCGCTTTTGGTGATCGCATTAATCGCGCCGCCAGTAAAGCCGTTGTAGCGGACGTCAAAGGGTGCAATGTCGATATTGAATTCTTGGATTGCATCCAGCGAGATGGGTTGCGCGTCGGCCTGTCCGCCAGGCATACCCGTTCCGGAGAGGCCAAAGACGTCGTTTAACGTAGCCCCATCGATCTGGATGTTGTTGTAGCGATTGTTACGGCCCGCCAGTGAAAAGCCTCCGCTCGCTTGAGGCGTTAGGCGCGTGAAGTCGGCCAGGCTGCGTGTAATGGTAGGTAAGCGCTCGATAGTTTGGGCGTCGATGTTCGTGCTAGCACCGGTGCGGTCGGAATTGAGAACCGAGCTACGAACGCCCACTACCTCGAGGGCCTCGAGCTGGACCGTAGCCTCGGCCAAGGCAAAGTCCAACACGCGCGCTTGACCCAAAGGCAGCATCAGGTCGGTTTCTCGACGCGTTTGGTACCCCACAAAGGACACAGTTACCGTGTAAGGCCCGCCTGGCCTGAGGTTTAAAAGGGCATAACGCCCGTCTGCTTGCGTAATGGTGCCGTACGTGCTACCGGTAGGTTCATGAATAGCCACCACGTTGGCTCCAGGTAGCGGATCGCCCCGCTCGTCGGTAACCGTTCCGGTTAAGGCAGCAGTGGTGACACCTTGGCCGTAGGCCACTACGGAAAGTCCTGCCCAAAGGAGCCAAAAGCTCAGTAAGCGTCGCATAGGAAAACTTTAGGTTAGGTTCACAAGTGGGTTGCGTGGAAAGCACACGGGCTAAAACTACAGTGCCTGTCCCATTAAAGGTGTGAAGTATCGCGGCATTACGGTTTGTTAAAATGCTTTTTGGCGAATGATGCTGTCTGCGGACTTGTATCCTTCGCGGAATCCGTGTAGCTTTTAGCAGTGTTCTTCGCGGCAGTTTTGCAGCTTCAAGCTATGGGTTTGCCGTGTTGTCCTAGGTCTACTTTTTGGAAGCGCTTTTTAATTGGCGTTTTCTGTATAGGCTGTGTAGAAGTGGGGTGGGCCCAGGGATTTGAGGAAGCAGTGGTGAACATTGGCAACGTAGGGCTGACCATTACCAACGCCGGCTTTGTGGGCCGGGCTAACGTCCGCAATAACCCTGCAGGACCACCTTCGTTTGAATACCCCCTGGATTCCGGTGTAGAGCACTTGTTTGAAGCTGGCCTGTGGATTGGGGCAGTGCGTCGCGACGGTCTCATTACGGTGCGTACGGGAGCCATCACCTCTTCGGGCGGCTATCGCCCAGGGGCAGAAGGGTACGAGCTAGCTCCCTTGGAGCCCATCGTTGAGCGCTCTACGCTGCCTACCTCGCCGGTTTTTACCCGCATCGCTACGAGTCATCAGGATTTTCTGACGGCTTATACCGACACTGCACGTTTTCTTCCGGGCACCCGTATTCCGATGCCAGATCCTGCTGGGCAGCTAGGGGTTAAGATCCTGCAAACCAGCTATGCCTGGAATTTCGCTTTTACCGAAAGCTTTGTCATCCTCAACTTTGACCTCATCAACCTTAGCAATCAGCCTTGGGATAGCGTCTACGTAGGCCTCTTCCACGACTTGGTCGTGCGCAATGTTAACACGACCCAAGATCAAGGCAGCGCCTTTTTCAACAAGAATGGTGTAGGATTTATTGACACGCTGCATGCTACCTATGCCTTTAATGCGGGAGGGACAGAAGAATCCATTAATACCTATGGAGCCATTGCCTTTTTAGGGGCGGAGTGGCGTGATCCGCGCAGTGGGCAGTACCGCTTCTTTCACCCGAACGTCGCTGAAGAATACGTGCGCGATGGCTACACGCCACCCGTGGTTAATCCGCGCTGGTGGCTGTTCAGTGGGGGCACCGACGAGCGTTCGCGACCTACCGACGACCGCACACGTTACCAGCGCATGGGCACGCCCTATCCTAACCCGGCAGACTATGGAGGATGTCGAGGGGTGCATGATTTGGCTTGCCAGGATCCAGCCTATCTTGAAGCGCTTAGGGTCTGGCGTGAAGAGCTGCGTACCGCCGGCCAACGGGCCCAAGGTAACTGGATTGGCCTGACCTCGGTTGGCCCCTTTGGGCAGGTACTGCCAGGAGATACGCTCCGGGTGACCTTTGCCTTTGTTGGAGCGCTTAAGCCGGAAGCCTATCAAGGGCTTGCAGCACGTCCTATCGACAACGACGAAAGCCGCCGCTTGCTTTACACCAACCTGTTCTGGGCTCGGCGTACCTATGCGGGAGAAGACCAGAACTATAACGGTCGCTTGGATCCTGGCGAAGACGTAAACGGCAACGGTCGCCTAGATCGGTATTTGATTCCCGAGCCACCACCGGCGCCACGCGTGCGGGCAGAATTTACCACAGAACCTGATCCCCAGACTGGCCAATTGCACACCGGCGTAGTGCTCTACTGGGATCGCAGTGCTGAGGCAGCGATCGATCCGGTCACGGGACGCCGCGACTTTGAAGGCTACCGCATCTATCGCTCCAACCCGGGCGACGACCTGCGTGGCAACTTGCTCGACCGTGCTGTCTTGATTGCGCAATATGACAAACCGGGCAATCGCATAGGCTTTAACACCGGCTTTGAAGCAATCCGGCTGCCGGAGCCCATCACCTTCCCAGGGGATACCACCCAATATTGGTATCGCTTTGAAATGCCCAACCTGCGGGCGGGCTGGCAGTATCTGTTTATTGTAACTGCTTTCGACGAAGGCGACCCAGAAGCTGGCTTAGCCCCACTGGAGTCTTCTCGCGTCGCTAGCGCTTTGCGCCTCTTCCCAGGGACTACCCCCACCCCACGCGGTTCCGTAGGTGTTTATCCTAACCCTTATCGCGCTGGAGCAGCCTGGGACGGCGGGACCAGCCGCACCCGCAAGCTCTATTTCTACAACTTGCCCGCGCGTTGCGAAATCCGCATTTACACACTGGCTGGGGAAATTGTCAAAACCCTCTATCACGATGCGGCCACCTACCAGGGTGATATCCGCTGGTTTAATGACTTCAGTGCTCCCGGCCGGCAGCTTAGTGGGGGCGAGCACGCTTGGGATTTGCTTTCGGAAAACGGCCTTGAACTGGCTGCCGGACTTTATCTCTTCACCGTGAAGGACCTTGAAACCGGCGAGGTCCAACGCGGAAAGTTCGTGATTCTCAAATAACCAAACCTACTACTGCCATGCGACGCATTGCTACCATACTGTGGGTACTGAGCCTCTTGCTGGCTATGCCTACAAAGGCTCAGATTAAAGAGGTGACGGTGCGCGAAATTAACCAGCTTCATCCAGATAGCCTAGCACTGCTCAAACAGCTGGGCACGTCGCTGACCGCCGCCCGCATTAACCAGCTCATCCGATCCCCCTTAACCGGCGATACCGTACGGTTTACAGCAGTTGTGATGAGTGACCCATTAAACTCCGGACTCGCTGGGCTCACTTCAGATGGGGTTCCTGCGCGTCTGCACGTCTTTGTGCGCGACACCGCAGCGGTTTCCCAAGGCCCAGAGGGCATGACCATTCAAGTTGTCGACGGCGCTTACGAGACAACCGGACTAAAAAATCTGGCAAAAGGGGATGTAGCCACGTTTACAGCTGTGGTCACCTATTTCGATAATACAATTCAGATTGTTCCATTAAATATCGAATTTTTGGGATCTTATGCTAATCTAGGTCTGCCTGATTCGCTGCTTGATCCCGTGGTGGTTACGACAGCCGATCTCAACATGAACGTGGCTGAGGGAAAGGTACAAGTGAACTGGGACAATTTCGCCCGGCTCAATAACCAGTACGTCCGGATTGAACAGGCCACAATGCTGCGCAGTACGCTGGCGGATCAGGGACGGCCAAACTGGCTTTTTTCTTCGGATGGAGGACAGACGTTTGTGCAGGCCGACGACATTTCGCTGCGTTTCCGAAACGATCGCGCCAATTATCCTGCTGAATACAACAAACGTCCAACGAACAGTCCCTTCCAGCCCCCGCCCCCTGGTGCGCTCATCAATGTGCAAGGATTTGTTGTTTTCCGGGGGTACTTTGAGGCCTTTGACTTAGGGGCACTGCCCCCGGGCGCCATGTTGCGGCTGGCACCTTTTGAGGATAGTGATCTGGAATTGGTGGAATCACCCCCAGTGATTTCCAGTGTGGGACGGCCTACCTCTGTCCCGGGTAACGAACCAGTAACGGTTACCATTGAAGTGGCTCCCGATCCCAACCGACAGCTTGCGCGCGTAGAGGTGCACTACTACACCAGCTCGAATCCCGATACCCAAGTGGTGCAGGCTACGGCTGCGGGGGGTAAGGCCATGGGCCCAGGTGTGCAGGCCGTCTACCAAGCGCAAATTCCTGCAGCGCCCGATGGTGACTTTGTAATCTACTGGGTCGAAGCCGAAGACAACACCGGTGCGCGCACGCGCTCGCCTAATCAGAACTACCGTGTGCTTTATGGCGGTATTACACAGGTAGCTCATATTCAAGAGACCGCCACAGGTGGACCGGGTGGCAGTCCTTTTGCTGGGATCACGACCAACATGGATTTGCACGTCGTCGTCCAAAGCCAGCCGTCGGTTTCAGGTTTGGTTGCTGTACAGGACGATCCTAACCTGGGACCGTGGTCAGGCATCTTACTCAACCTGCCAAGCGGCGTGCGCGACACGCTCCAACGGGGCGACCGCTTGCATATCACGCGGGCAGAGATCCGCGAAAACTTTGATGTAACCGAACTGCGCAATGTGACCCTTACCCGTGAGGGCAGAGGCGACTTCTACGGCTATAAAACGGTCACCACCAACGCCATGCGGGACTTAGCCATTGCCGAAGCCCATGAAGGCATGCTCGTGCGCTTTGAGAATGTGACAATCATCAGTCCTGATGAAGGCTTTGGAGAATGGTCTTTCTCATCAGATGGCACGGCTGCAAACAAAG
This Rhodothermus bifroesti DNA region includes the following protein-coding sequences:
- a CDS encoding DUF2726 domain-containing protein, with the protein product MPPPADVEALYRYLQAQAWEPALEVLYQNRMSLAIDPLLQQATQVLLNALRAYVNSVPKEVLEKLFLLHTGQLFRLPEDFFADVVVALVERHADRPEVAQAYARWLPEHPLCAPYMTPMHTEPVWEAWDGFAVKRYVPTRCLTPPSLFRSRQEAVFFQAVREVFLTYLVYPNVALSCLLDYEQLADALTEAERSYVFRAQVDCVVFDPDQDYRPCFCFELDSPLHAAPERQARDQTKARILGLAGLVLYRIRPPATPPDRQAYVRLLRRLLAQATPDKP
- a CDS encoding prolyl oligopeptidase family serine peptidase is translated as MKRLIAVGILLGVCVAQSLGQPRLRIEQIMQDPKTWIGAWPSDPFWSEDGQFLYFWWNPKGQFPSDSLFKVARSGGVPEKVSPEERRHLPPAFDGWHHGMWVYDADFRRKVFVREGDLYLYDRQTRRLTRLTRTVEVESTPRFTPDGQAVVFVKNNNLFQLDLRTGGLVQLTDLRRGSEPRERKPDGQDAFLQAQQRALFEVIRKHAEAREAREKAQEQDRKAENLPPTFYYGEKEVTQLQLDPTGRFVTFALTTNPPQEKSTAVMDYVTESGYAQSRQARPKVGVPPGSFELYVQDLLRDTTYLVNLHQVPGAYDVPEYLQQQGIKPDTQKTKRFLYAYGPYWSGDGHYAVLEIRARDNKDRWIARLDPQTGQLTVLDRQHDEAWIAGPGISWFGGRSTMGWLPDNRHFYFQSERTGYSHLYVVDVETGQVRQLTDGPFEVFDPFISRDGRYWYFTSSEGSPFERHFYRMPIDGGPRERLTTLPGRNDVVLSPDEQTMGILYSYSNRPPEIYLQPLRRGRPAEPQRLTHSPTEEWLAYPWRDPEIRLIEASDGARVPARVYEPDVLNGAAVFFVHGAGYLQNVHRWWSSYFREYMFHNLLADLGYLVLDLDYRGSAGYGRNWRTAIYRHMGGRDLQDYVDASRYVQEHYGIPPERVFIYGGSYGGFLTLMALFTASEHFGGGAALRAVTDWAHYNHPYTSNILNTPETDSLAYVRSSPIYHAEGLQDPLLMCHGLVDTNVQPQDIFRLVQRLIELGKENWELAVYPVEGHGFEEPSSWTDQYKRILKLIEVSVGPNRQKP
- a CDS encoding class II D-tagatose-bisphosphate aldolase non-catalytic subunit; its protein translation is MGEQVPHGEALVRALRARHRSFVDWVVELLRGPLAYAHTLLAVCPNSVAVVEAALEAAAEANAPLLFAATLNQVDLDGGYTGWTPHTLAQFVAQKRQHLALDLPVVLGLDHGGPWKKDVHARDRLSFQETFRSVLRTIEACLDAGYGLLHLDPTVDLEASPGSPIPIDRIVERTVALLQHAESYRQARKLPPVAYEVGTEEVGGGLEAETRMAAFLDQLWKALDREGLPHPVFVVGDIGTQLDTSDFDFKRAQRLDALVRRYGALIKGHYTDGVTRLELYPKAGIGGANVGPGLAAVEFEALETLIHEARHRGLPVTLDIALKQAVVESGRWKKWLQPEEKDLPFEALSPERQRWLVATGSRYVWTHPAVQAARRQLYAMLAPWIDAQAYVRDRLKAYLQKYFHAFNLIGFNERLRALWPG